In the Sediminibacter sp. Hel_I_10 genome, one interval contains:
- a CDS encoding DEAD/DEAH box helicase, translating into MSFQSLGLSQALLKAISKKGYTTPSPIQAKAIPPILEGNDVLASAQTGTGKTAGFTLPMLHLLAEKETLRHRPVRALILTPTRELAAQVFANVKEYSEFLDLRSAVIFGGVNQNPQVTKLRQGVDILVATPGRLIDLANQGELSLSKIDFFVLDEADRMLDMGFLRDIERIMKMLPSKRQNLMFSATFSKDIKKLAQGILNHPVHVEATPENTTVEAISQKVYRVAKAKKTGLIIKLISEGNWKQVLVFTRTKHGANKLTKTMISSGITAAAIHGNKSQGARTKALAGFKNGRVTVLVATDIAARGLDIPLLPHVINFELPNISEDYVHRIGRTGRAGADGQALSLVSADETSYLTGIEKLIGERIDVEIVEGFEPDPNASTEPIKQGQGGRNRGQGRGGNAKPSSKSSGGQKSNRRNARKSNANRN; encoded by the coding sequence ATGTCATTTCAATCATTAGGCTTATCCCAAGCCTTGCTAAAAGCTATTAGCAAAAAGGGATACACTACGCCAAGTCCTATTCAGGCAAAGGCAATTCCACCAATTTTAGAAGGTAACGATGTTTTAGCATCAGCACAAACAGGAACAGGTAAAACCGCTGGTTTTACACTCCCAATGTTGCACTTATTGGCAGAAAAAGAAACACTAAGACACCGACCAGTTCGTGCTCTTATTTTAACACCAACTCGAGAATTGGCAGCTCAGGTATTTGCCAATGTCAAAGAGTATTCTGAATTTTTAGATTTAAGAAGTGCCGTTATTTTTGGTGGTGTAAATCAAAATCCACAAGTTACAAAATTACGTCAAGGCGTTGATATTTTGGTAGCTACGCCAGGACGACTTATCGATTTGGCCAACCAAGGCGAGTTATCGCTATCTAAGATCGACTTTTTCGTTTTAGATGAAGCAGACCGTATGTTAGATATGGGCTTCCTTAGGGATATTGAACGCATCATGAAAATGTTACCAAGCAAACGTCAAAATTTGATGTTTTCGGCCACGTTTTCAAAAGATATTAAAAAATTAGCACAGGGGATTCTTAATCATCCCGTGCATGTTGAGGCAACTCCAGAAAACACCACAGTAGAGGCTATTAGTCAAAAGGTGTATCGTGTTGCAAAAGCCAAAAAGACCGGACTTATTATTAAGCTCATTTCCGAAGGAAATTGGAAACAGGTATTGGTTTTTACCCGCACAAAACACGGTGCTAATAAATTGACTAAAACAATGATTAGCTCTGGTATTACTGCCGCGGCCATTCATGGTAATAAAAGTCAAGGCGCGAGAACAAAAGCTTTGGCCGGATTTAAAAATGGTCGCGTTACCGTATTAGTTGCCACAGATATTGCGGCTCGTGGATTAGACATTCCATTATTACCTCATGTCATCAATTTTGAATTGCCTAATATTTCCGAAGATTATGTGCACAGAATTGGTAGAACAGGTAGAGCAGGGGCAGACGGTCAAGCATTATCTTTAGTAAGTGCAGATGAAACCTCTTATTTAACGGGAATTGAAAAATTGATAGGAGAACGTATTGACGTCGAAATTGTAGAAGGTTTTGAGCCAGATCCCAATGCCTCTACAGAACCAATCAAACAAGGTCAAGGCGGAAGAAATAGAGGACAAGGTCGAGGTGGAAACGCTAAACCGAGTTCAAAATCGTCTGGTGGGCAAAAGTCTAATCGCCGAAATGCTAGAAAATCTAACGCCAATAGAAATTAA
- the glmM gene encoding phosphoglucosamine mutase, with protein sequence MTLIKSISGIRGTIGGNVGDNLTPIDAVKFASAYGTWIRQQRQKENYRVVVGRDARISGEMIQNLVMNTLIGLGIDVIDLGLSTTPTVEIAVPMEHADGGIILTASHNPKQWNALKLLDNKGEFLNAAEGAKILDIAESNDMPFAEVDDLGQIHVNDAYIDIHIDEVLDMELVNTEAIEKANFKVVVDGVNSTGGIAIPLLLERLGVEAVKLYCEPNGHFPHNPEPLKEHLTDLSEAVVKHHADFGIVVDPDVDRLAFMDEKGEMFGEEYTLVACADYVLSKTNGNTVSNMSSTRALRDVTEKHGGSYEASAVGEVNVVNLMKKNNAVIGGEGNGGIIYPESHYGRDALVGVALFLSLLAEKKMSVSALRASYPNYFMSKKKIQLTPDLDVDALLVAMEKRYTEDASVEKLTTIDGVKIDFKNTWVHLRKSNTEPIIRIYTEAPSQKEADDLADHIIAEIKNIAKLS encoded by the coding sequence ATGACACTTATAAAATCAATATCAGGAATTAGAGGCACTATTGGCGGTAATGTTGGCGACAACTTAACTCCTATTGATGCTGTAAAATTTGCATCGGCCTATGGCACATGGATTAGACAACAACGTCAAAAGGAAAATTACAGGGTTGTTGTTGGTCGTGATGCACGTATCTCTGGAGAAATGATTCAGAATTTAGTCATGAATACACTGATAGGTTTGGGAATTGATGTGATAGATTTAGGCCTGTCTACAACCCCAACAGTAGAAATTGCGGTGCCGATGGAGCATGCAGATGGCGGAATTATATTAACAGCCAGCCATAACCCAAAACAATGGAACGCGCTTAAATTATTAGATAACAAAGGTGAGTTTTTAAATGCAGCCGAAGGTGCCAAAATATTGGATATCGCAGAATCTAATGATATGCCTTTTGCTGAGGTGGATGACTTAGGTCAAATACACGTCAATGATGCCTATATTGATATTCATATCGATGAGGTATTGGATATGGAGCTGGTCAATACAGAAGCAATTGAAAAGGCTAACTTTAAAGTGGTTGTTGATGGGGTAAATTCTACCGGAGGTATTGCCATACCGTTGTTATTAGAACGATTGGGAGTGGAGGCCGTAAAGTTGTATTGTGAACCCAATGGTCATTTTCCGCATAATCCAGAGCCCTTAAAAGAGCATTTGACAGATTTGTCTGAAGCGGTTGTGAAACATCATGCCGACTTTGGTATTGTTGTAGACCCAGACGTAGATCGTTTGGCTTTTATGGACGAGAAAGGCGAGATGTTTGGCGAAGAATATACATTAGTGGCTTGTGCCGATTATGTGTTGAGCAAAACAAACGGCAACACCGTGAGTAACATGAGCTCTACTAGAGCATTGCGCGACGTTACCGAAAAACACGGTGGAAGTTATGAGGCGAGTGCTGTTGGAGAGGTGAACGTCGTGAATTTGATGAAAAAGAATAACGCCGTCATCGGTGGTGAAGGTAATGGGGGCATCATTTATCCAGAATCGCACTACGGGAGGGATGCCTTAGTGGGTGTGGCCTTGTTTTTAAGTTTATTGGCTGAAAAGAAAATGAGTGTTAGCGCTCTAAGGGCAAGCTATCCTAATTACTTCATGAGTAAAAAGAAAATACAGCTTACACCAGACTTAGATGTTGATGCACTTTTGGTTGCTATGGAAAAACGCTATACTGAAGATGCTTCCGTAGAAAAATTGACCACAATTGATGGTGTAAAAATTGATTTTAAAAACACTTGGGTACATCTCAGAAAGAGCAATACCGAGCCTATTATTAGAATTTATACCGAAGCACCTAGCCAGAAAGAAGCTGATGACTTAGCTGATCACATTATTGCAGAAATTAAAAATATTGCAAAGTTGAGCTAA
- a CDS encoding DUF481 domain-containing protein, whose protein sequence is MRFIVFFLLLSSSSCFSQVINVESLRKSADSSKWSGSASLDVSLIKNTNDIFRIANKAHIQYNDKTNLWLFINDLNFQKIEGNSLVNRGTQHLRYNRKLGERLKWEVFGQAQYDAISEIDFRGLLGTGPRFKLSQSDNYRFYLGTLFMYEYEEASNIIEDRIRRDFRASTYLSFSLYPSPTISIVSTSYYQPRLDKFGDYRLSSNTSVLFTILDNLAFKVNFNFNYDAYPVSTNIPNTQYELTNGILYSF, encoded by the coding sequence ATGCGTTTTATAGTTTTCTTTCTTTTACTTTCATCTAGCTCTTGCTTTTCTCAAGTGATCAATGTGGAATCGCTTCGGAAATCTGCAGATTCTTCAAAATGGTCTGGATCGGCAAGTTTGGATGTATCGCTTATTAAAAACACAAATGACATCTTTAGAATAGCCAATAAGGCGCACATTCAATACAATGACAAAACCAACCTCTGGTTGTTTATCAATGATCTCAATTTTCAGAAAATAGAAGGAAACTCTTTGGTCAACCGTGGAACCCAACATTTACGATATAATCGAAAATTAGGAGAACGCTTAAAATGGGAAGTTTTTGGACAAGCTCAGTACGATGCGATTTCTGAAATTGATTTTAGAGGGTTACTAGGAACCGGACCAAGATTTAAACTGAGTCAATCAGACAACTACAGGTTCTATTTAGGCACCTTATTTATGTACGAGTATGAGGAGGCCTCCAACATTATTGAAGACAGGATTAGAAGAGATTTTAGAGCAAGTACCTATTTGTCCTTTAGCCTATATCCCTCTCCAACCATAAGTATTGTGAGCACCAGTTACTATCAACCACGATTAGATAAGTTTGGAGACTATAGATTGTCTAGCAACACCTCTGTTCTATTCACTATTTTAGACAATCTTGCATTTAAGGTAAACTTCAACTTCAATTATGATGCTTATCCAGTGAGTACAAACATCCCTAATACACAATATGAGTTGACCAATGGGATTTTGTATTCGTTTTAA
- a CDS encoding M28 family peptidase encodes MKQILLVLILAITTSLLSAQNFNSFYGNTVANTSQTNLINDLTTFENFGVKEVGSAALTSAENWITARYNDLGYTDVTLQPFSYSAGTSNNIIVTKTGSVYPNTFLIIDAHYDTINGTGTNDNGSGTVLLLELARLLKDVDTEYSIKFIHFSGEEDGLIGSNYYVNNTVVPENLDLRLVFNIDEVGGVSDMTNDTIICERDLSNPSSNNAASNSFTNSLATCMQLYSSLETEISNAYASDYVPFENNGYIITGLFEQNESPYAHTTNDTLEHMDTDYFFEVTKGALGAAMEFAVAYETLSTDAQKQLESAVSISPNPAESYINVIFDAPLNSSYAFKLVDLLGKTVLETTLEHQEQNIRVDNLSSAQYLAVFSRGNQRFFKTIIVK; translated from the coding sequence ATGAAACAGATATTACTTGTCCTTATTTTAGCCATTACCACTTCCCTATTATCCGCCCAAAACTTTAATTCTTTTTATGGCAACACCGTTGCCAACACCTCTCAAACCAATTTGATAAACGATTTAACCACCTTTGAGAATTTTGGTGTTAAAGAGGTAGGATCTGCCGCGTTGACTTCCGCAGAAAATTGGATTACTGCGCGCTATAATGACCTTGGCTATACCGACGTCACGTTACAGCCTTTTAGTTATTCGGCAGGTACCAGTAACAACATTATCGTTACCAAAACAGGCTCTGTTTATCCCAATACCTTTTTGATTATAGATGCACATTATGACACTATAAATGGCACAGGCACTAATGACAATGGTTCTGGCACGGTACTTTTATTGGAATTAGCCCGACTGCTCAAAGATGTAGATACTGAATATTCTATTAAATTCATTCATTTTTCTGGTGAGGAAGATGGTCTAATTGGCAGTAATTATTATGTGAACAATACGGTAGTTCCTGAAAATTTAGACCTTCGTTTGGTGTTTAATATTGACGAAGTAGGCGGCGTTAGTGACATGACCAATGATACCATTATTTGCGAGCGCGATCTATCTAATCCCTCATCAAATAATGCCGCATCAAATAGTTTTACAAATAGTTTAGCCACTTGCATGCAACTCTATTCCAGTTTAGAAACAGAGATCTCTAATGCCTACGCTTCAGATTATGTCCCTTTTGAAAATAATGGTTACATCATAACAGGGCTTTTTGAACAGAACGAGTCGCCCTATGCCCATACCACAAATGATACTTTAGAACATATGGATACCGATTATTTTTTTGAAGTAACTAAGGGAGCCTTGGGTGCTGCAATGGAATTTGCTGTAGCTTATGAAACCCTAAGTACAGATGCCCAGAAACAATTAGAAAGCGCCGTAAGCATTTCTCCTAATCCGGCAGAAAGTTATATCAACGTGATCTTTGACGCTCCTCTAAACTCTTCCTACGCCTTTAAATTAGTAGACCTCTTGGGCAAAACTGTTTTAGAAACCACATTAGAGCATCAAGAACAAAACATCCGTGTTGACAACTTATCTTCTGCTCAATACCTGGCCGTTTTCAGCCGTGGCAACCAACGCTTTTTTAAGACAATTATCGTTAAGTAA
- a CDS encoding VF530 family DNA-binding protein has product METQKNNPLHGKTLESIVTELEAHYGWEYMGHQINIRCFTQDPSVKSSLKFLRRTPWARSKVEAMYVNMLKKQSEN; this is encoded by the coding sequence ATGGAAACCCAAAAGAATAATCCACTTCACGGTAAGACTTTAGAATCTATAGTTACAGAGCTAGAAGCACATTACGGTTGGGAGTATATGGGACATCAAATCAACATACGTTGCTTCACCCAAGACCCTTCTGTAAAGTCCAGTCTTAAGTTTTTAAGACGCACGCCTTGGGCAAGATCTAAGGTAGAAGCGATGTATGTGAATATGTTGAAAAAGCAGTCGGAAAATTAA
- a CDS encoding tRNA-(ms[2]io[6]A)-hydroxylase, producing the protein MLHLKLETDPRWVNIVESNIEEILTDHAWCEQKAATNAITIITLNPQYQDMVTDLLELAKEELEHFQMVHEIIKTRGYTLGRERKDSYVNELYKFMNKGGSHLQSMVDRLLFSAMIEARSCERFKLLSQRIKDTELSQFYYDLMVSEAGHYTTFISFARKYGKDIDVDKRWQELVAFEGELIKSYGKNETIHG; encoded by the coding sequence ATGCTACACCTTAAATTAGAGACCGACCCGCGCTGGGTCAACATTGTAGAGAGTAATATAGAAGAAATCCTTACCGATCACGCTTGGTGTGAACAAAAGGCCGCCACAAATGCCATCACCATTATTACGCTTAATCCGCAATACCAAGATATGGTCACAGACTTGTTGGAGCTAGCTAAAGAAGAGCTTGAACATTTTCAAATGGTACATGAGATTATCAAAACACGCGGTTACACCTTAGGTAGAGAACGAAAAGACAGCTATGTCAATGAACTCTATAAATTTATGAATAAAGGCGGAAGTCATTTGCAAAGTATGGTAGACCGATTACTGTTCTCTGCCATGATTGAGGCACGTAGTTGCGAACGCTTTAAACTGCTCTCCCAACGTATTAAAGACACAGAACTGTCTCAATTTTATTATGATCTTATGGTAAGTGAGGCGGGACACTATACCACATTCATTAGTTTTGCCAGAAAATATGGAAAAGATATTGACGTAGATAAACGTTGGCAGGAATTGGTAGCGTTTGAAGGCGAACTGATCAAAAGCTACGGAAAGAATGAAACCATACATGGATAA
- a CDS encoding citrate synthase, whose protein sequence is MSDKATLEINGQKHEFPLITGTENETAIDIKTLRSVTGGVTTIDPGFKNTGSCESAITFLDGEKGILRYRGYSIEDLAEKADFLEVAYLLIFGELPDAERLAKFHSDIKKNSVLDDDVKKILDAFPKSAHPMGVLASLTSALTAFNPSSVNIDSEEDMYNAIVKILGKFPILVAWTMRKKNGLPLDYGKSSLGYVENILHMMFKQPNEDYEQNPVLVNALDKLLILHADHEQNCSTSTVRMVGSSHAGLFASLSAGISALWGPLHGGANQAVLEMLEGIKADGGDTKKYMAKAKDKDDAFRLMGFGHRVYKNFDPRAKIIKKAADDVLGELGIEDPILDIAKGLEKEALEDSYFVDRKLYPNVDFYSGIIYRGMGIPTEMFTVMFAMGRLPGWIAQWREMRLRKEPIGRPRQIYIGETHREFKEISKR, encoded by the coding sequence ATGTCAGATAAAGCTACTTTAGAAATCAACGGTCAAAAACATGAATTTCCTTTAATTACAGGAACCGAAAATGAGACTGCAATTGATATAAAAACCCTTAGAAGTGTCACGGGAGGTGTTACTACTATAGATCCAGGTTTTAAAAATACAGGATCTTGTGAAAGTGCCATTACCTTTCTTGATGGGGAAAAAGGGATTTTGAGATATAGAGGCTACTCGATTGAAGATTTAGCTGAGAAGGCAGATTTTCTAGAGGTGGCTTATTTATTGATTTTTGGAGAGTTACCAGATGCAGAGCGTTTGGCAAAATTCCATTCAGATATCAAAAAGAATTCTGTTTTAGATGATGACGTTAAAAAAATATTAGACGCTTTTCCTAAATCAGCACATCCAATGGGTGTATTGGCCTCTTTAACCAGTGCATTAACCGCATTTAATCCATCATCTGTAAATATAGATTCAGAAGAGGATATGTATAATGCCATTGTTAAGATTTTAGGGAAATTCCCAATTTTGGTAGCTTGGACTATGCGTAAGAAAAATGGATTGCCATTGGATTACGGAAAATCCAGCTTAGGGTATGTAGAGAACATTTTACATATGATGTTTAAGCAACCTAATGAGGATTACGAACAAAATCCTGTATTAGTAAATGCTTTGGATAAATTATTAATTCTTCATGCAGATCATGAGCAAAATTGTTCTACCTCTACAGTAAGAATGGTAGGTTCATCTCACGCCGGTTTATTTGCTTCGCTTTCTGCTGGTATTTCAGCATTATGGGGACCACTTCATGGTGGTGCTAATCAAGCGGTTCTAGAAATGCTTGAAGGAATCAAAGCAGATGGTGGCGACACTAAAAAATACATGGCTAAGGCCAAGGATAAAGATGATGCTTTCAGATTAATGGGCTTTGGTCACAGAGTTTATAAAAACTTTGATCCTAGAGCAAAAATCATCAAAAAAGCAGCTGATGATGTGTTAGGAGAGTTAGGTATTGAAGATCCTATTCTAGACATCGCTAAAGGCCTAGAAAAAGAAGCTTTGGAAGACAGCTACTTTGTAGATAGAAAATTATATCCTAATGTCGATTTCTATTCAGGAATCATATACCGAGGCATGGGAATCCCAACAGAAATGTTTACCGTAATGTTTGCTATGGGACGTTTACCAGGTTGGATAGCACAGTGGCGCGAAATGCGTTTACGTAAGGAGCCTATTGGTCGTCCAAGACAAATCTACATTGGAGAGACTCACAGAGAGTTTAAAGAAATTAGCAAAAGATAA
- a CDS encoding RimK family alpha-L-glutamate ligase, protein MSRASSKTLYDVVILTDVRYLNDSKIDHYKHNVYYEDRLVYHALEQIGLKTLRLPWDDMFFDWSSTKAILFRSTWDYFDRFDEFSDWLEQVSDQTLLLNSETLIRWNIDKHYLLDLDQKGIHIAESHFIEKGAKTTLAQIHDILNWKLTVLKPCISGAARHTYKLTSETLEEHEAIFQELIKKEAMLLQPFQHNIVNKGEISMMVFNGHFSHAVLKTAKAGEFRVQDDFGGSVSHYTPSEEEIKFSERAVSACPEIPIYARVDMFEDNNGKTTLSELELIEPELWFRLHKEAAMLLAQGVLERIRSLGDMSHNP, encoded by the coding sequence ATGTCTAGAGCTTCAAGTAAAACACTGTATGATGTGGTGATCTTAACCGACGTTCGTTATCTCAACGATTCTAAAATAGATCATTACAAACACAATGTCTATTACGAAGATCGATTGGTGTATCACGCTTTAGAGCAAATCGGGCTTAAAACTTTGCGGCTTCCCTGGGACGATATGTTTTTTGATTGGTCGTCTACCAAAGCCATTTTATTCCGAAGCACTTGGGATTATTTTGATCGTTTTGATGAATTTTCAGATTGGTTGGAACAGGTCTCAGACCAAACACTTTTATTGAATTCGGAAACGCTCATTCGCTGGAACATCGACAAACATTACCTATTGGATTTAGACCAAAAAGGAATTCATATTGCCGAAAGCCATTTTATTGAAAAAGGAGCAAAAACCACCTTGGCCCAAATACATGACATTTTAAATTGGAAACTCACCGTTTTAAAGCCCTGTATCTCTGGTGCAGCCAGACATACTTATAAATTAACTTCGGAAACATTAGAGGAGCATGAGGCTATCTTTCAAGAACTAATCAAAAAAGAGGCCATGCTGCTACAGCCCTTTCAGCATAATATTGTGAACAAGGGAGAAATCTCAATGATGGTTTTTAACGGTCATTTTTCTCATGCCGTATTAAAGACAGCCAAAGCAGGAGAATTTAGAGTCCAAGATGATTTTGGAGGAAGTGTCTCTCATTATACGCCTTCAGAAGAAGAAATTAAGTTTTCTGAACGTGCAGTGAGCGCATGCCCAGAAATACCAATTTATGCCAGAGTAGATATGTTTGAGGACAATAATGGTAAAACCACCCTTTCTGAGCTCGAGCTTATTGAGCCCGAATTATGGTTTAGACTTCATAAGGAAGCTGCCATGCTTCTTGCCCAAGGGGTTTTAGAGCGTATACGATCTTTAGGCGACATGAGCCATAACCCATAA
- a CDS encoding ACP phosphodiesterase: protein MNFLAHIYLSAGDDQVTIGNFIADGIRGKRYTKYPVGIQKGILLHRQIDTYTDAHPTVRLSTKRLHQNYSHYSGVIVDILYDHFLAKNWSTYSNIPLETYVDNFYDLLGEHFDTLPSRIQKMMPHMIADNWLLSYAKIEGIQKVLNGMNRRTKNRSGMNTATVELLQYYTEFEMEFESFFKELMQFSKHTLLEIENSFD, encoded by the coding sequence ATGAATTTTCTGGCGCACATTTATCTATCTGCTGGTGATGATCAAGTTACTATTGGTAATTTTATCGCAGATGGCATTCGAGGAAAACGTTACACCAAGTATCCTGTTGGGATTCAAAAAGGCATCTTGTTGCACCGTCAAATAGATACTTACACCGATGCACATCCCACCGTAAGACTAAGTACCAAACGCTTACATCAAAATTACAGCCATTATAGCGGTGTAATTGTAGACATTCTTTATGATCATTTTTTGGCCAAAAACTGGAGCACCTATTCCAATATTCCCTTAGAGACCTACGTTGATAATTTTTATGATTTATTGGGCGAACATTTTGATACACTTCCTTCGCGTATTCAAAAAATGATGCCTCACATGATTGCCGATAATTGGCTATTGAGTTATGCCAAAATAGAAGGCATTCAAAAAGTGCTTAATGGGATGAATCGCCGAACCAAAAACAGATCTGGTATGAATACTGCAACGGTAGAACTGTTGCAATACTATACAGAGTTTGAGATGGAGTTTGAAAGCTTTTTTAAAGAGTTGATGCAGTTTTCAAAACATACGCTTTTAGAGATTGAAAACAGTTTTGACTAA
- a CDS encoding lysophospholipid acyltransferase family protein produces the protein MQFLVYILVYPFLWLISILPFRLLYAFSDVLYLLIFRIFGYRKKTVYSNLRLVFPEKSEQEITSITKKFYHHLCDMMVEAIKSLTITETEMRKHFTFSNVELIQNLENKDRSVALMCAHYGSWEWIFVLQTYVKSRGNAVYKRLGNKYFDRMVKGIRAKYNSHLISTKEIAVELIKLKKNSVNSITGFVSDQSPKPWKAFHWQEFMNIRVPVHTGAEMLSKRLDMSVVFFKVKRLKRGYYECTFELLAEHPKDFKDYEITDKFLKLVEQQIHEAPQYYLWTHKRWKHKDKSPEDYAKA, from the coding sequence ATGCAATTTCTGGTTTACATTTTAGTGTATCCATTTTTATGGTTGATTTCCATACTTCCGTTTCGGTTATTATATGCCTTTTCCGATGTTCTTTACCTACTCATTTTTCGAATTTTCGGCTATCGAAAAAAAACCGTTTACAGCAACTTGCGATTGGTATTTCCAGAAAAATCAGAGCAAGAGATCACATCCATTACCAAAAAATTCTATCACCATTTATGCGATATGATGGTAGAAGCTATAAAATCCTTGACCATTACAGAAACAGAGATGCGTAAGCATTTTACGTTCTCAAATGTAGAACTCATTCAAAACCTAGAAAACAAAGACCGTAGCGTTGCATTAATGTGCGCACATTACGGCAGTTGGGAGTGGATTTTTGTGTTACAAACCTATGTGAAATCTAGAGGAAATGCCGTTTACAAAAGATTGGGAAACAAGTATTTTGACCGCATGGTAAAAGGAATAAGGGCCAAATACAATAGCCACCTTATTAGTACCAAAGAGATTGCTGTAGAACTCATAAAGCTAAAGAAAAACAGCGTCAATAGTATTACCGGTTTTGTCTCTGATCAATCTCCAAAACCATGGAAAGCTTTTCACTGGCAAGAATTCATGAATATCAGGGTCCCCGTTCATACCGGAGCAGAGATGCTTTCTAAACGCCTAGATATGTCTGTAGTATTTTTTAAGGTGAAACGTCTTAAACGCGGCTATTACGAATGTACTTTTGAATTATTGGCAGAGCACCCTAAAGACTTTAAAGACTATGAGATTACCGATAAATTTTTAAAATTGGTAGAACAGCAAATCCATGAAGCGCCACAATATTATCTATGGACCCACAAACGTTGGAAACATAAAGATAAATCGCCAGAAGATTACGCAAAAGCATAA
- a CDS encoding DUF3467 domain-containing protein: MAEEKKPNKKGINIELDEKIAEGTYSNLAIINHSVSEFVVDFVSIMPGTPKSKVKSRIILTPQHAKRLLKALGDNVNRFEKAHGEIKDYEQPPIPLNFGPTGQA; the protein is encoded by the coding sequence ATGGCAGAAGAGAAAAAACCTAATAAAAAGGGAATAAACATAGAGCTAGATGAAAAGATAGCAGAAGGCACTTATTCTAACTTAGCAATCATTAACCACTCAGTTTCTGAGTTTGTTGTTGACTTTGTAAGTATCATGCCCGGTACACCAAAAAGTAAGGTTAAGTCTAGAATTATATTGACACCACAACATGCGAAGCGATTATTAAAAGCTTTAGGAGACAATGTCAATCGATTTGAAAAGGCTCATGGTGAAATTAAAGATTACGAACAGCCGCCAATCCCACTCAATTTCGGACCAACAGGACAGGCGTAA
- a CDS encoding dimethylarginine dimethylaminohydrolase family protein, producing MIQLHVTNETSRLRAVVLGTAKSNGPTPSIEDAYDPKSLEHIKAGTYPVEADMVEEMEAVAAIFEKYDVKVYRPELIENCNQIFSRDIAFVIDDVFVKANILPNREEELDAIQYVIDQINKNKVIRPPEEAHIEGGDVIVWNDYVFVGTYLGSDYSDYIVARTNTAGVNFIKENFPHKKVKSFDLVKSQVNPRDNALHLDCCFQPIGTNKAILHKEGFRNVEEFEWLLNYFGKEHCFVISKQEMYEMNSNVFSISEEVIISEKNFTRLNTWLREKGFTVEEVPYAEISKQEGLLRCSTLPLIRD from the coding sequence ATGATCCAACTCCACGTAACAAACGAAACGTCTCGACTTAGGGCCGTAGTATTAGGTACCGCTAAAAGTAACGGGCCAACACCATCAATAGAAGATGCGTACGATCCAAAATCATTAGAGCATATCAAAGCAGGTACTTATCCTGTAGAAGCAGATATGGTTGAGGAAATGGAAGCTGTAGCAGCGATTTTTGAGAAATATGATGTCAAGGTGTACAGACCAGAGCTTATCGAGAATTGTAATCAAATCTTTTCAAGAGACATTGCTTTCGTGATTGACGATGTGTTTGTAAAAGCCAATATTCTTCCTAATAGAGAAGAAGAGCTGGATGCCATTCAATACGTTATTGACCAGATAAACAAGAACAAGGTGATAAGACCACCAGAAGAAGCCCACATTGAGGGCGGTGATGTCATCGTTTGGAACGATTATGTTTTTGTTGGAACCTACTTAGGAAGCGATTATTCCGATTATATTGTGGCAAGAACAAATACAGCTGGGGTTAATTTTATCAAAGAAAATTTTCCGCATAAAAAAGTAAAAAGTTTTGACTTGGTCAAATCCCAAGTAAATCCTAGAGATAACGCTTTACATCTCGACTGTTGTTTTCAACCTATCGGCACCAATAAAGCCATCCTTCACAAAGAAGGATTTAGAAATGTTGAGGAATTTGAGTGGCTTTTAAATTACTTCGGAAAAGAGCACTGTTTTGTCATATCAAAACAAGAAATGTATGAGATGAATAGCAATGTGTTTTCCATTTCGGAGGAGGTTATCATTTCAGAAAAAAACTTTACCAGACTCAACACCTGGTTAAGGGAAAAAGGATTTACGGTAGAAGAAGTACCTTATGCCGAAATTTCTAAGCAAGAGGGCCTTTTGCGTTGTAGCACTTTGCCGTTAATTAGAGATTAA